A stretch of Parvimonas micra DNA encodes these proteins:
- a CDS encoding STAS domain-containing protein — protein MELKVDLRQDGEKLFVDLQGDLDINSNKEFKEKVNSVQGVKKITVNCENLSYIDSTGLGAFISIYKHIKEKGEKLVITGLKPHIKKIFLITDLDKVFEIEG, from the coding sequence ATGGAATTAAAAGTTGATTTAAGACAAGATGGTGAAAAACTTTTTGTAGACTTACAAGGTGATTTGGATATAAATTCCAATAAAGAATTTAAAGAAAAAGTTAATTCCGTTCAAGGAGTAAAAAAAATAACAGTGAATTGTGAAAATCTTTCGTATATTGATTCAACAGGACTCGGTGCTTTTATAAGTATCTACAAACATATAAAAGAAAAGGGAGAGAAACTTGTTATTACAGGCTTAAAACCACATATCAAAAAAATCTTCCTTATAACTGACTTAGATAAAGTTTTTGAAATCGAGGGGTAA
- a CDS encoding ATP-binding protein: MDKIFVKFPSEKKYISTLRLSISSIANTISMDIENIEDLKVSISEVVNLFVDESEFFEISMDVFDDKIEIEVMPDISLLGIQEKEENKFALLILENLVDKVEFRENSVLLVKNKG, encoded by the coding sequence ATGGATAAAATATTTGTAAAATTTCCTTCAGAAAAAAAATACATTTCAACTTTAAGACTTTCAATCTCTTCCATAGCTAATACAATCTCTATGGATATTGAAAATATTGAAGATTTAAAAGTTTCAATTTCTGAAGTTGTAAATTTATTTGTAGATGAAAGTGAATTTTTTGAAATCAGTATGGATGTCTTTGATGATAAAATTGAAATTGAAGTAATGCCTGACATTTCCCTTTTAGGAATTCAAGAAAAAGAAGAAAATAAATTCGCTTTACTAATTTTGGAAAATTTAGTTGATAAAGTAGAATTCAGAGAAAATAGTGTACTTTTAGTTAAAAATAAAGGATAA
- a CDS encoding SigB/SigF/SigG family RNA polymerase sigma factor — protein sequence MKKVYNKPDSEQIKALFKEYFENPTPELRDKLIEKNLYMAEILAKKYVNRGIDYDDLFQVASLGLIYAIDRYDISKGFEFSSFAMPTIVGEIKRYFRDKGWVIRVPRRIQENSKKVNNAKYHLTQELGRTPTIKDIADYVELSEEEVLEIMEASKVYTPQSLDQSFENSDSEDKDTNLIDIVGEEDKEFDFVDNQDFIKKTLEKLTEVEKQIILGRYFEQKTQVALAKELNISQMTVSRLEKKALAKFREELNM from the coding sequence ATGAAAAAGGTATATAACAAACCGGACTCAGAACAAATAAAAGCTCTATTTAAAGAGTATTTTGAAAATCCCACACCAGAACTTAGAGACAAACTAATAGAAAAAAATCTATATATGGCTGAAATCTTAGCTAAAAAATATGTAAATCGTGGAATTGATTATGATGACCTATTCCAAGTTGCAAGTCTTGGCTTAATCTATGCCATAGATAGATATGACATCTCAAAAGGCTTTGAATTTTCAAGTTTCGCTATGCCGACTATCGTTGGAGAAATAAAGAGATATTTCAGAGATAAAGGTTGGGTAATTCGGGTTCCAAGAAGAATACAAGAGAACTCTAAAAAAGTTAATAATGCAAAATATCATTTAACACAAGAGCTTGGAAGAACTCCAACAATTAAAGATATTGCCGACTATGTAGAACTTTCTGAAGAAGAAGTGTTGGAAATTATGGAAGCTAGTAAAGTTTATACACCTCAATCATTAGATCAAAGTTTTGAAAATTCAGATAGTGAAGACAAAGACACAAACTTAATTGATATTGTTGGAGAAGAAGACAAAGAATTTGACTTTGTTGACAATCAAGATTTTATTAAAAAAACTTTAGAAAAACTAACTGAAGTTGAAAAACAAATAATACTTGGAAGATATTTTGAACAAAAAACACAAGTTGCCCTTGCAAAAGAGCTCAACATTTCACAGATGACAGTAAGTCGTCTCGAAAAAAAAGCCCTTGCAAAATTTAGAGAAGAATTAAATATGTAA
- a CDS encoding DUF4026 domain-containing protein produces the protein MSFLKKVINGLFNDSKEKKEEHSNDEYSPTLIKEAPLTYWEEFSYMLALVPENYTITEDTFANIKAIDGVEIKEKIMPSEDLPGKLVISYDGVEYDVGFYLGDFYTEEMYQWQLQYFTEEEKEEILKVKNALNVYMKFEGNPKKCYHLQLKLVYAMIPEMVALCDESAERMLNKKWVELVANSNVLPAPTSLYTVQAVYDENEVWLHTHGLCRCNLHEIEILGSNKDDSGTHYDLISSYACRLLDENNPVEEDDGNEIGEETINMGVFYDGEPIVATSKKWINVLKYYHKDILGGIEDRKESHNSKTNILFLYGSEEEFNKNYLRKPTEFTKKLENNPLYYISSEETARMSSLARERFSYVERMLKEKQDGKDIGIIIKLGLETIDEDGNLDSENREHIWFEALSMEGDSFKARLTQEPYNIPNLHEGDEGTYSIDYVSDWRIHTENGVVSPETVYLLDL, from the coding sequence ATGAGTTTTTTAAAAAAAGTTATTAACGGATTATTTAATGATTCAAAAGAAAAGAAAGAAGAGCATTCTAATGACGAGTATTCTCCTACTTTGATTAAAGAAGCACCTCTTACTTATTGGGAAGAATTTTCATATATGTTGGCTTTAGTACCTGAAAATTACACAATTACAGAAGATACTTTTGCTAATATTAAAGCTATAGATGGTGTTGAAATTAAAGAAAAAATTATGCCAAGTGAGGATTTACCAGGAAAACTTGTTATATCATACGATGGAGTAGAATATGATGTAGGATTTTATCTTGGAGATTTTTATACAGAAGAAATGTATCAATGGCAATTACAATATTTTACGGAAGAGGAAAAAGAAGAGATTTTAAAAGTAAAGAATGCCTTAAATGTTTATATGAAGTTTGAAGGCAATCCTAAAAAGTGTTATCATTTACAGCTAAAACTTGTATATGCTATGATTCCTGAAATGGTGGCTCTTTGTGATGAAAGTGCTGAGAGAATGTTAAATAAAAAATGGGTTGAATTAGTAGCAAATTCTAATGTACTTCCTGCTCCTACAAGTTTATATACTGTTCAAGCTGTTTATGATGAAAATGAAGTTTGGCTACATACACATGGATTATGTAGATGTAATTTGCATGAAATTGAAATTTTAGGTTCAAATAAGGACGACTCCGGAACACATTATGACTTAATTTCAAGTTATGCTTGTAGATTGTTAGATGAAAATAATCCTGTTGAAGAGGATGATGGAAATGAAATTGGTGAAGAAACTATAAATATGGGAGTTTTTTACGATGGAGAACCAATAGTTGCTACATCTAAAAAATGGATAAATGTCTTGAAATATTATCATAAGGATATTCTTGGAGGTATTGAAGATAGAAAAGAATCACATAATTCTAAAACAAATATACTTTTCCTTTATGGGAGTGAAGAAGAGTTTAATAAAAATTATTTAAGAAAGCCTACAGAGTTCACAAAAAAACTGGAGAATAATCCTCTGTATTATATAAGTTCTGAAGAAACTGCAAGAATGAGTTCTTTGGCGAGAGAAAGATTTTCTTATGTTGAAAGAATGCTTAAGGAAAAACAAGATGGTAAAGATATTGGGATTATTATTAAATTAGGTCTTGAAACAATTGATGAAGATGGTAATTTGGATAGTGAAAATCGTGAACATATTTGGTTTGAGGCTCTTTCTATGGAAGGAGATAGTTTTAAGGCAAGATTGACTCAAGAGCCTTATAACATTCCTAATTTACATGAAGGTGATGAAGGGACTTATTCTATAGATTATGTGAGTGATTGGAGAATTCATACTGAAAATGGTGTCGTAAGTCCAGAGACTGTATATTTATTGGATTTATAA
- a CDS encoding S8 family serine peptidase, translating to MKKRFLTLLLTFSLLLGSTSTLFANEKVNTAPKITKTENKFKGDENEEKTYIVVLKEDSKVDFESLKTAEGKKAREAKSKALIKAFKDELAKAEIGYEAYYEYDLLFAGIALKTKVKNIKTISKMNSVESVEVSNEYLKPTVKESNKEFNSKRRTRSLDSNNLMKVTDELRKKYNGQGRVVSVLDTGVDINHDILRVTDVSKGKYPTKASMDDKMKEAGISYGSWRTDKVVYAHNYSTNGKNVKEEIREESHGMHVSGISVGNPKNEAEFNKEDGTTKKERIIGTAPEAQLIFMGVFQGQSTFTHIYAKAVEDSVKLGADSINLSLGAPNGSIASVGKAMEKAIAYARKMGVIVAIAAGNDGHFGAFNDKPPVTNPDYGTVGSPGVAKDALTVAAMYTDVERVRTISIEGVKGGLKTGDFFPAYDDEGDPIPEQNFIPSGQDSQSYNVVDAGLGNSEADYKDKEVKDKLVIVKRGGATFADKIIMAHSKGAKGVIIYNHEDGGDDIINMAFGEQMSQVKIPSVFVGNTAGKKILANLDKKVKFTKQLSIIPYANGGQLTDFSSYGWASDGTFKPDITAPGGLIYSSINNNKYTTMSGTSMATPHIAGAVALIRESLSQRHPEIKGEQEYDILKAMMMSTADPVKEAGTENYVSPRKQGAGAINVEKATSSELYVLDSNNNPKVWLNDVDSKFDIKLKVVNIGNEAKTLKYKTVLGTDENDGKKFALKTRTLETIQGKEITVPAKGSVDVTITVDASKFEEKLSKQMPNGYFLEGFVFFEDAKDGTKEVNIAFSGFKGKWANVPLWEKPIYEFDLNKEFPMYMLQGNTYTGDVTSLVTSENNPYARGKQWNDGKGTQYNFVGSKGEIPLGFDAGNFKFSKENLAISPNGDNNKDFVAFKGVFYRNAQYIKASVYDEKGNLVYENGSGYAYKNSDNYSADASRSNYVNQTYWAGTTTDGKALQEEKYKYVISANSETGGSAFAEQKTEFEVKVDVTAPKIAKPKVEGNIYKPEITDNLSGVEETFLRYIDKDGKTQWITAKDDGTFEIPEGIDHKNIYIHTFDHAGNIASLNLDGSEYGAPEQQPEDLGANIKPVFRVTNYQDFEGKHIEGSEKLNMFPIEINWREKVWINSNGQGWNSMSAFNYVNGLLNVTPGSHEFYIDQIPDVYEPLKEQSKTVKVEKGKEAEVVFETKQKEEKIPKGFGEVNIRLQINDYSDNYMGPGATYVIKDKDGKEINRDTLKTYTKLYETAVKDKNGKLTGLNFFKDLMTILPVGEYTVEIKTKDDSLKFETTSIKFTVEENKPKRVVFKTQETINDIVNISFEGLDKLPEGIKVTLENLETKEKIALKESKFNKKVFYGDIPNGKYKVTIKVPEGYKVDRDSFDITVNNAKVKEIVNINKLVTLTDKNKKVTVSSFDLKEDWTLVAEVKDKNSVEKLKDSEADLYDIYFLDKNGQKIKLPKGEYNVSIVKAEGKTAKDVYYVNEKGELDAEKFKIKQDDKNVTFTTTHFSGYAVDYGKINQDPQKPEDPQKPEDPQNPNPNPGQPGQPGDDNNQKPGQDGNNPTNPPKDNSRKGSKKKGLVKTNLDSKVLGLVVVAIGSLGMTVVVGKKRKNK from the coding sequence ATGAAGAAAAGATTTTTGACTCTGCTATTAACGTTTTCATTATTATTAGGAAGCACAAGCACTCTTTTTGCTAATGAAAAAGTTAATACAGCTCCAAAAATTACAAAAACTGAAAATAAGTTTAAAGGCGACGAAAACGAAGAAAAAACTTATATTGTAGTTTTAAAAGAGGATTCTAAAGTAGATTTTGAGAGCTTAAAGACAGCAGAAGGAAAGAAAGCAAGAGAAGCTAAAAGTAAAGCATTAATCAAAGCTTTTAAAGATGAGCTTGCTAAAGCTGAAATAGGTTATGAAGCATATTATGAATATGACTTATTATTTGCTGGAATTGCCTTAAAAACTAAGGTTAAAAATATTAAAACAATTTCAAAAATGAATTCTGTTGAATCCGTTGAAGTTTCAAATGAATATTTAAAACCTACAGTTAAAGAATCTAATAAAGAATTTAATTCTAAGAGAAGAACAAGAAGTTTAGATTCAAACAATCTAATGAAAGTTACAGACGAACTTAGAAAGAAATATAATGGTCAAGGTCGTGTTGTATCTGTATTAGACACAGGTGTTGATATAAATCATGATATCTTAAGAGTTACAGATGTTTCAAAAGGAAAATATCCAACTAAAGCGTCTATGGATGATAAGATGAAAGAAGCTGGAATTAGTTATGGTAGCTGGAGAACTGACAAAGTTGTTTATGCTCATAATTACAGCACAAACGGAAAAAATGTAAAAGAAGAAATCAGAGAAGAATCTCACGGTATGCATGTTTCCGGTATTTCAGTAGGTAATCCTAAAAATGAAGCTGAATTTAATAAAGAAGATGGAACAACTAAAAAAGAAAGAATTATAGGTACTGCTCCTGAAGCACAACTTATTTTTATGGGAGTTTTCCAAGGACAATCAACATTTACTCATATCTATGCGAAAGCTGTTGAAGACTCTGTAAAACTTGGTGCTGACAGTATTAACTTAAGTTTAGGTGCTCCTAACGGATCTATCGCATCTGTTGGTAAAGCTATGGAAAAAGCTATTGCTTATGCAAGAAAAATGGGAGTTATCGTAGCTATCGCAGCTGGTAATGACGGCCATTTTGGTGCATTCAATGACAAACCTCCTGTTACAAATCCTGACTATGGTACAGTTGGAAGTCCAGGGGTTGCAAAAGACGCTTTGACTGTTGCAGCTATGTATACTGATGTTGAAAGAGTAAGAACTATAAGTATTGAAGGAGTTAAGGGTGGATTAAAGACAGGTGATTTCTTCCCTGCTTATGATGATGAGGGAGATCCTATTCCTGAACAAAACTTTATTCCTTCTGGTCAAGATTCACAAAGCTATAATGTAGTTGATGCAGGTCTTGGAAATTCAGAAGCTGACTATAAAGATAAAGAAGTTAAAGACAAACTTGTTATTGTAAAAAGAGGTGGAGCTACTTTTGCAGATAAGATTATTATGGCTCACTCTAAAGGTGCAAAAGGTGTTATAATATACAACCACGAAGACGGTGGAGATGATATCATCAATATGGCATTTGGAGAACAAATGTCACAAGTAAAGATTCCATCTGTATTTGTTGGAAACACAGCAGGTAAGAAAATTCTTGCAAATTTAGATAAAAAAGTTAAATTTACAAAACAATTAAGCATTATACCTTATGCTAATGGTGGACAACTAACAGATTTCTCATCTTATGGTTGGGCATCTGACGGAACTTTTAAACCTGATATAACTGCTCCAGGTGGACTTATTTATTCTTCAATAAATAATAATAAATATACAACAATGAGTGGTACTTCAATGGCAACTCCTCATATAGCAGGTGCTGTTGCTCTTATAAGAGAAAGTTTAAGCCAAAGACATCCTGAAATTAAGGGAGAACAAGAATATGATATTCTAAAGGCAATGATGATGAGTACAGCAGATCCTGTTAAGGAAGCTGGAACTGAAAATTATGTTTCTCCTAGAAAACAAGGTGCTGGTGCTATCAATGTTGAAAAAGCTACTTCAAGTGAACTTTATGTATTAGATAGCAATAATAATCCAAAAGTTTGGTTAAATGATGTTGATAGTAAATTTGATATCAAATTAAAAGTTGTAAATATTGGAAATGAAGCAAAAACTTTAAAATATAAGACAGTTTTAGGTACTGATGAAAATGATGGTAAAAAATTTGCTTTAAAGACAAGAACTCTTGAAACAATTCAAGGGAAAGAAATCACTGTACCTGCAAAGGGTTCAGTAGATGTAACAATAACAGTTGATGCAAGTAAGTTTGAAGAAAAATTAAGTAAACAAATGCCAAACGGTTACTTCTTAGAAGGCTTTGTATTCTTTGAAGATGCAAAAGACGGAACGAAAGAAGTTAATATAGCATTTAGTGGATTTAAAGGAAAATGGGCAAATGTACCTCTTTGGGAAAAACCTATTTATGAATTTGATTTAAACAAAGAATTTCCAATGTATATGTTACAAGGAAATACTTATACAGGAGATGTTACATCTCTTGTAACTTCTGAAAATAATCCTTATGCAAGAGGAAAACAATGGAATGACGGTAAAGGAACACAATATAATTTTGTTGGAAGCAAGGGAGAAATTCCTTTAGGTTTCGATGCTGGTAATTTCAAATTTTCAAAAGAAAACTTGGCAATCTCTCCAAATGGAGATAATAATAAAGACTTTGTTGCATTCAAAGGTGTGTTCTATAGAAATGCGCAATATATAAAAGCTAGTGTTTACGATGAAAAGGGAAATCTTGTTTATGAAAATGGCTCAGGTTATGCATATAAAAATAGTGATAACTACAGTGCAGATGCTTCAAGATCAAACTATGTAAATCAAACTTATTGGGCTGGAACAACAACTGATGGCAAAGCTCTTCAAGAAGAAAAGTACAAATATGTTATAAGTGCTAACTCTGAAACAGGTGGTTCTGCTTTTGCTGAACAAAAAACAGAATTTGAAGTAAAAGTTGACGTTACTGCTCCAAAGATTGCTAAACCTAAGGTTGAAGGAAATATCTATAAACCAGAAATTACAGATAATCTAAGTGGTGTTGAAGAAACATTCTTAAGATATATTGATAAAGATGGAAAAACTCAATGGATTACTGCTAAAGATGATGGTACTTTTGAAATTCCTGAAGGAATAGATCATAAGAATATTTATATTCATACTTTTGACCATGCAGGAAATATCGCATCACTTAATTTAGATGGCTCAGAATATGGTGCACCTGAACAACAACCAGAAGATTTAGGAGCAAATATTAAGCCAGTATTTAGAGTAACAAATTATCAAGACTTTGAAGGAAAACATATAGAAGGTTCTGAAAAACTTAATATGTTCCCAATTGAAATTAATTGGAGAGAAAAAGTTTGGATTAACTCTAATGGACAAGGTTGGAATTCTATGAGTGCATTTAACTATGTTAATGGATTACTAAATGTTACTCCAGGAAGTCATGAATTCTATATAGACCAAATTCCTGATGTTTATGAACCTTTGAAAGAACAATCAAAGACTGTTAAGGTTGAAAAAGGTAAAGAAGCAGAAGTTGTTTTTGAAACAAAACAAAAAGAAGAAAAGATTCCAAAGGGATTTGGAGAAGTTAATATCAGATTACAAATAAACGACTATTCTGATAATTATATGGGACCAGGCGCTACTTATGTAATCAAAGATAAAGACGGAAAAGAAATTAATAGAGATACTTTAAAAACATATACTAAACTATATGAAACTGCAGTAAAAGATAAAAATGGAAAACTAACAGGACTTAATTTCTTTAAAGATTTAATGACTATTTTACCTGTTGGAGAATATACTGTAGAAATTAAAACAAAAGATGATTCTCTAAAATTTGAAACAACTTCAATTAAATTTACAGTTGAAGAAAACAAACCAAAGAGAGTAGTTTTCAAAACACAAGAAACTATCAATGATATTGTAAATATTTCCTTTGAAGGTTTAGATAAACTTCCTGAAGGAATCAAAGTAACTCTTGAAAATCTTGAAACTAAAGAAAAAATTGCTCTAAAAGAAAGTAAATTTAATAAAAAAGTATTCTATGGAGATATTCCAAATGGTAAATACAAAGTTACAATAAAAGTTCCAGAAGGATACAAAGTTGATAGAGATTCATTTGATATTACAGTTAATAATGCTAAAGTTAAAGAAATTGTAAATATTAATAAGTTAGTAACATTAACAGACAAAAACAAGAAAGTTACAGTTTCAAGTTTTGATTTAAAAGAAGATTGGACTTTAGTTGCTGAAGTTAAGGATAAAAATTCAGTTGAAAAACTAAAAGATTCTGAAGCTGATTTATACGACATTTACTTCCTTGATAAAAATGGTCAAAAGATTAAATTACCTAAGGGAGAATATAATGTTTCTATAGTAAAGGCTGAAGGAAAGACTGCAAAAGATGTTTACTATGTAAATGAAAAAGGCGAACTCGATGCAGAAAAATTTAAAATTAAACAAGACGATAAAAATGTAACATTTACAACAACTCACTTCTCAGGTTATGCAGTTGATTACGGTAAGATTAATCAAGATCCACAAAAACCAGAAGACCCACAAAAACCAGAAGATCCTCAAAATCCAAATCCTAACCCAGGACAACCAGGACAACCGGGAGATGATAATAATCAAAAACCTGGACAAGATGGAAATAACCCAACAAATCCACCTAAAGATAATAGTAGAAAGGGTTCTAAGAAAAAAGGACTTGTTAAGACAAATCTTGATTCTAAAGTTTTAGGACTTGTTGTAGTTGCAATTGGCTCTTTGGGAATGACAGTAGTTGTAGGTAAAAAAAGAAAAAATAAATAG
- a CDS encoding cysteine desulfurase family protein produces the protein MIYLDNAATTRVRDEVIDIMVKYLKENYGNPSSLYDFGYSVSKDINSCREVIAKYINCKAEEVFFNSCATEGNNTAIFGAISTAKGKNIVSTEIEHSSVFNVYKFLKEKKEIRFLKLDELGYIDIESVKNLVDENTEIVSIAYVHNELGIIQDVESIGKAIKEKNKKCIFHVDSAQAFGKVNIDVKKSKIDILTLSGHKIHAQKGIGAIYVNKNINLRPFVLGGGQEKDFRSGTENVAGIMGLKVATEFMYENLENRKKYLENLRDILISGISKIENHKFLTNKDGVPNIVTVAFENIRSEVLLHFLESEKIYISTGSACSKGKKSRTFDGIGLDNKYNDGVVRISLSEFNTEEEIKVFIEKLEKYVNEIRMIMKRGR, from the coding sequence ATGATTTATTTAGATAATGCCGCGACTACAAGAGTTCGCGATGAAGTTATAGATATTATGGTCAAATATTTAAAAGAAAATTATGGAAATCCATCATCTCTTTACGATTTTGGATATTCTGTTTCTAAAGATATAAATTCTTGTAGAGAAGTTATAGCAAAATATATAAATTGCAAGGCTGAAGAGGTATTTTTTAACTCCTGTGCAACAGAAGGAAATAATACTGCAATTTTTGGAGCGATTTCAACTGCAAAGGGGAAAAATATAGTTTCAACGGAGATTGAACACTCCTCTGTTTTTAATGTCTATAAATTTTTAAAAGAGAAAAAAGAGATTAGATTTTTAAAATTGGATGAATTAGGCTATATCGACATTGAGAGTGTAAAAAATCTCGTAGATGAAAATACTGAAATAGTTTCAATAGCCTATGTTCATAATGAGCTTGGCATTATTCAAGATGTTGAAAGCATTGGAAAAGCTATTAAGGAAAAGAATAAGAAATGTATTTTTCATGTTGACTCTGCACAGGCTTTTGGGAAAGTCAATATTGATGTAAAAAAATCCAAGATTGATATTTTAACTTTGAGTGGACATAAAATTCATGCTCAAAAGGGAATTGGAGCAATCTATGTAAATAAAAATATAAATTTAAGACCTTTTGTTTTAGGTGGAGGTCAGGAAAAAGACTTTAGATCAGGAACTGAAAATGTTGCTGGAATAATGGGTTTAAAAGTCGCTACCGAATTTATGTATGAAAATCTGGAGAATAGAAAAAAATATTTGGAAAATTTAAGAGATATTTTGATTTCAGGTATTTCAAAAATTGAAAATCATAAATTTTTAACTAATAAAGACGGAGTTCCAAATATTGTAACAGTCGCTTTTGAAAATATCAGAAGTGAGGTGCTTTTACATTTCTTGGAGAGTGAAAAGATTTATATTTCAACAGGATCTGCTTGTAGTAAGGGTAAAAAGAGTAGAACTTTTGATGGAATAGGTCTTGATAACAAATATAATGATGGAGTTGTAAGGATTTCTCTTTCCGAGTTTAATACAGAAGAAGAAATTAAAGTTTTTATTGAAAAATTAGAAAAGTATGTAAATGAAATTAGAATGATTATGAAAAGAGGAAGATAA
- the thiI gene encoding tRNA uracil 4-sulfurtransferase ThiI, protein MDYLISVSFGELTLKGDNRKDFENRIIRKIKKAIADFEVEEFYKEQGKVYIKADRELFDEMIEQIKKVFGIFYICEVLRTEKKLENIKEATRVLVSDLGINEEKTFKVFVNRVDKKFTPKSPELSRELGGVVLRNFGNLLKVDVHNPQMPIFVDVKEYVYVYVKRYKGFGGLPIGSSGRGLLLLSGGIDSPVAGFVMGKRGMEIGAIHFHSYPFTSERGEEKVKDLAKILSNYVGKFTMTSINLLPIQKEIASKCPEKEITILGRIFMMKIAEKLAIKQNYHALITGESLGQVASQTIQGITVVDKSTEISILRPLIAMDKTEIIDIARTIDTYETSILPFEDCCTVFLPKHPVTKPKIEDINNSLALLEVDKLIDEALANKKVYEINEL, encoded by the coding sequence ATGGATTATTTAATCAGTGTCAGCTTTGGAGAGCTGACTTTAAAGGGCGATAATAGAAAAGATTTTGAAAATAGAATAATAAGAAAGATAAAAAAGGCGATAGCGGATTTTGAAGTTGAAGAATTTTACAAAGAGCAGGGAAAAGTCTATATAAAGGCAGATAGAGAGCTTTTTGATGAAATGATTGAACAAATTAAAAAAGTTTTTGGAATTTTTTATATCTGTGAAGTTTTAAGAACTGAAAAAAAGCTTGAAAATATAAAAGAAGCTACAAGAGTTTTAGTGAGTGATTTAGGAATAAATGAAGAAAAGACTTTTAAAGTTTTTGTAAATAGAGTTGATAAGAAATTTACTCCAAAATCTCCTGAACTTTCAAGAGAGCTTGGAGGAGTTGTACTTAGAAATTTTGGAAATCTTTTAAAGGTTGATGTTCATAATCCACAAATGCCGATTTTCGTAGATGTTAAAGAATATGTTTATGTTTATGTAAAGAGATATAAGGGCTTTGGTGGGCTTCCAATAGGCTCAAGTGGAAGAGGACTTTTGCTTCTTTCAGGTGGAATCGACAGCCCCGTTGCTGGTTTTGTCATGGGTAAAAGAGGTATGGAAATTGGTGCAATACATTTTCATTCCTATCCTTTTACAAGTGAAAGAGGAGAGGAAAAAGTTAAAGACCTTGCGAAAATCCTTTCAAATTATGTTGGAAAATTCACAATGACAAGCATAAATCTTTTACCTATTCAAAAGGAAATTGCAAGTAAATGCCCTGAAAAAGAAATTACTATTCTAGGTAGAATTTTTATGATGAAAATTGCAGAAAAACTTGCGATTAAACAAAATTATCATGCACTAATTACAGGAGAAAGTCTTGGACAGGTTGCAAGTCAAACTATTCAAGGAATTACAGTTGTGGATAAATCTACTGAAATTTCAATTTTAAGACCTTTAATTGCAATGGATAAAACTGAAATCATTGACATTGCAAGAACGATTGACACTTATGAAACAAGTATCTTACCTTTTGAGGACTGTTGTACTGTGTTCTTGCCAAAACATCCGGTAACAAAGCCAAAGATTGAAGATATAAATAATAGTTTAGCTCTTTTAGAAGTTGATAAACTTATTGATGAAGCATTGGCAAATAAGAAAGTGTATGAAATAAACGAACTATAA
- a CDS encoding DUF6612 family protein, translating to MKKIQKIMMALALCSISIGAVACSSSKISNEDLVKKVNEATKSVTSLKSKNASTVSIDVNSKKVTTKFDLETEMTKEPSVVKISGKSETSGNTVINNQYITTDTYYFQNNYNKQWYNLKEESTRKLYDGQKNSADYANIVELLTALEKNLKIEQKDSNYEATYSGTDDAIKEPLKKVIIASQPTSKGVLNNDIELEQFDVKFIIDKKTFNPTEFNIKTKFKVLVAKQTLNIDVDFNIKYSDVNGVKEITIPDEVKNSQEWNNKKN from the coding sequence ATGAAAAAAATACAAAAAATAATGATGGCTCTTGCTCTTTGTTCAATTTCTATTGGAGCGGTTGCTTGTTCATCTAGTAAGATAAGCAATGAAGACCTTGTTAAAAAAGTTAATGAAGCTACAAAATCAGTAACAAGTTTAAAATCTAAAAATGCAAGTACAGTAAGTATAGATGTTAATAGTAAAAAAGTAACAACTAAATTTGATTTAGAAACTGAAATGACTAAAGAACCATCAGTGGTAAAAATTAGTGGAAAGTCTGAAACTTCCGGAAATACTGTTATTAATAATCAGTATATTACTACAGATACTTATTATTTTCAAAATAATTATAATAAACAGTGGTATAATCTTAAAGAAGAAAGTACTAGAAAATTATATGATGGTCAAAAAAATTCAGCTGATTATGCAAATATAGTTGAACTTTTGACTGCTTTGGAAAAGAATTTGAAAATAGAACAAAAAGATTCAAACTATGAAGCTACTTACTCAGGAACTGATGATGCAATTAAGGAACCTTTGAAAAAAGTTATAATAGCTAGTCAACCTACTTCAAAAGGTGTTCTTAATAATGATATAGAATTGGAACAATTTGATGTAAAATTTATAATTGATAAAAAAACATTTAACCCAACAGAATTTAATATAAAAACTAAATTTAAAGTTCTTGTTGCAAAACAAACATTAAATATAGATGTAGATTTTAATATTAAATATTCTGATGTAAATGGTGTTAAAGAAATAACTATTCCTGATGAAGTTAAAAATTCTCAAGAATGGAATAACAAAAAAAATTAA